The following proteins come from a genomic window of Lytechinus pictus isolate F3 Inbred chromosome 1, Lp3.0, whole genome shotgun sequence:
- the LOC129254362 gene encoding cytochrome b-c1 complex subunit 7-like, with protein sequence LYLHFFSGNSSPLFSSFRKWYYGLCGFNQLGLRRDDTLRSNPMVEEAIRRLPEEEYNARVFRIKRALDLSLKHSILPKEHWTKFEEDERYLKPYLDEVEREFSERAEWNKR encoded by the exons ctatatcttcattttttttcagggaaTAGCTCGCCTCTCTTCAGCAGCTTCCGTAAATGGTATTACGGTCTGTGTGGATTTAATCAGCTTG GACTAAGGAGAGATGACACACTGAGGAGTAATCCCATGGTTGAAGAGGCAATCAGACGGCTACCTGAAGAGGAGTACAATGCTAGAGTCTTCAGGATAAAGCGTGCTCTTGATCTTTCCCTCAAGCACTCCATCCTTCCCAAAGAACATTGGACAAAGTTTGAAGAG GATGAGAGGTATCTCAAACCCTATCTGGATGAAGTCGAAAGGGAATTCTCTGAGAGGGCGGAATGGAACAAACGTTAA
- the LOC129256377 gene encoding HCLS1-binding protein 3-like gives MNKAIVTPRTLKNTETGIDITVPEYRSITKLLSTQEEYHVIIITSLPYFKSPDHKPEDVVQFMVPKWYNDFESLHKAMSDRYPATIFPDLPKKVLMVRDSTPQGRRAAFEKLMQFIASSPKVCCSPILLDFLGVPQSKIDAVEGQGKESDTGGHGDGAPKDEKGDLKSPTKSVKSQSSSLFGDEDSDDELFKTDKGDVDETDGDLFSPSPHHAQPSSSGE, from the exons ATGAATAAAGCGATCGTAACACCGAG AACTCTGAAGAATACAGAGACAGGAATTGATATCACTGTGCCAGAATATCGCTCCATCACCAAACTTCTTTCAACTCAAGAAGAATatcatgtcatcatcatcaccagcttGCCGTACTTTAAATCGCCAGACCATAAGCCAGAGGATGTGGTCCAGTTTATG GTGCCCAAATGGTACAATGATTTTGAATCGTTACACAAGGCCATGAGTGATCGTTACCCAGCCACCATCTTCCCTGATTTGCCAAAGAAAGTACTCATGGTCCGAGACAGCACTCCGCAGGGAAGGCGGGCTGCCTTTGAAAAACTGATGCAGTTCATTGCTTCAAGTCCCAAAGTTTGCTGCTCTCCTATTCTACTGGATTTCTTAG GTGTACCACAATCTAAAATAGATGCTGTTGAGGGACAGGGAAAAGAATCAGATACTGGAGGACATGGAGATGGTGCACCCAAGGATGAAAAGGGTGATCTTAAATCTCCCACAAA GTCAGTAAAAAGTCAGAGCTCAAGCCTTTTTGGTGATGAAGATTCTGATGATGAACTTTTTAAGACTGACAAAGGTGATGTAGATGAAACAGATGGTGACCTCTTCTCTCCTAGTCCTCACCATGCCCAACCGAGCAGCAGTGGTGAGTAA